Sequence from the Miscanthus floridulus cultivar M001 chromosome 16, ASM1932011v1, whole genome shotgun sequence genome:
ATTTAGATGTGAATCAAAGCCCAAAATATCCATGAGTAATTTCACCTCACACCTAAATTCTGTTGGCAACCAACCTTTCCATCaaaaatatactccctccgttccttaatataagccatatagtttttagcaccaatattaacgcacggcttggggaaggacgtgagaccgaggaaaaaaaggaaaatcaggccatcttctctcttccaatcagattgcttcctaaatctaaggcaTTGGTtcgggcatgtgctatgtacggtgggaaggtttccaaactaatcggcgtgggagctgatacgttcctatattttggaattttctttagaaatctatatggcttatattaaggaacggagggagtatgtttcAACTACAATGTATCGTACCTTTTCTTCAAGCACCACATTTAGGCGCTTGTAGACCAAGTCAAATTCGCTCCTGCTAATGTCACAAATCTTTTTCCATGCTTCTCGATATTTTTCCTCCCCTCCCTACAGATAATACAACGCTTGGATGAGAACATGTCAACCTTCCCAGAGTCGACATCCAAAATGATGCTCTCACCTGTAGCCGAACAACTCCTTGTTGAGCCCTTGCTTTAAATTCTGCATCGTCAAACTTATGCTTGGATGCTTTATAGAAAATCTGTGTCATATAACCAAAGTTAAAATGTTAAAATGTCAGTCCCAACAGCAGGAATAAGACACGTTGTCATATGGCAAAAAAAATTGCCAATTCCCAGCACTTATTTTAAGGGATCCATTGATTTTGAAACACACAAGTGCTTTGATGGACTATGAAGGAAAACAGGCAACCAACTATGAAGTAGGTAGAAGGATGCTCAACTTATAACAAGAAACTACCAACAAAAAGAAAAATCCAATGTGCTAACCCAGATACACACGTTGAGGAGATAAATGTAGTGGATTTTAGAATGACACCACAATACAATCACAACAGTAATTTACTAATTTATGACACTGACAAGGCATAAGCCACCACAGCAATAATACTGTGCATAACAGTTGAATAAGCCTAGGGACtcatggtgggtttcaactctagcctaccccaacttgcttgggactgacaagctttgttgttgttgttgttgttgttgaacagTTGAATAAGCATTTGGGTGTGGTATTCACAAGTGCTACCATGAATACAGTCAGAGCCTATTAATTTTGACCAAAGATCTATTGTTAAGTGATTGGATATATGGTTTGAGTTAATATTTCACAGAAATACTTTTGTCATTTTATCCTAATAACTTTTTTAGTATATGACAACAAAACTTAGTGGTCAACTTGGTATCGAATTTGGCTTTCATGTTTGCATGTTTTGTATGCAGAGAGCTAAGTGATAAATAATTGCATCATTGCACTGAACGTGTTACCTGAAGGTCCCCAATGGCCTGGCTACCTATCTCCTTCCAATTTGGAAATTTCTCAAAAAGATATTCTATTAGCATCCCGAACTGCATGAACAGAAACAATAGTTAGCATGCTGCATGTGCTGCAGTAAACAGTCTCAATCTTTCAGGCCACCTACAGGAAACCAAGACACAAACTTCTCCAACAGCCCAGCCAAAAAAATCTTTTAATCTAAGCATGATTTTACTTCTTACAAATGAAAATGTGTTAATAGGAAATCCTGGATACAGAAATTACATGGCAACTACTACACATATAAAAAAGGTAGTCACAATGTTAAGGAAAGTGTGGTGATGCTTCCATAGATATAAATAAATTGCCAAAGTGGAAACAGACTCTGGGTATCCGGTTACAAAACAGAAGGTGATTAACACAACACCAGCAGAACCGGTGCCAACTGAACCTTTTGGCCAATGAAGACATAGACAATTgcagatgtattaagcaatggtAGGCTATTAAGTAGGTATAGAAAAGGTTGGGTACCAGAGAAAGTATTTTCCACAAGAATCAAGTACTAAAGCAGTTCAACCATAAATATGTAAAAACATTTTGTTTCACCAAAAGCAAGTAATAAAATGTTTAGCACACAATACAAGGCCTGTTACCTGTGTACCCCAATCTCCCACATGATTTCTTCGCAGAACATCAACATTCGAGAACTCAAACATGCGTGCTAATGTATCTCCAATAATTGTAGACCTTAAATGTCCCACGTGCATTTCCTTTGCAATATTAGGTGATGAAAAATCAATCACTGCCCTCTTTACTGGCAGAGTTGGTGCCCAAGTCTTGATACCATTAACAAGCATGTCTTGTATTCTCTGCAATAATGTAGCTCATTGAAAATTTGCGGAATAGATAATGGCACTGCTAATGCTAGCATAACTTGTAGATAAAAATCTCAGTCAAACCTGTGCAACCCAGCGGTTTGATAAGGTAATGTTCACAAAACCAGGTCCAGCAACAGATGTGGATTCAATAATATCAGAAGAAGGCAAGTTCTTGGCAATGGCCTGAAAAAATGTGAAGAGAACAGTATGTCGTTAATGTTAAAGAGCTTGAGCATGCATGAAAAAAGTGAAGCGGATCATAAGGAATATTAGTTCCAAATCTTATGAGAAAGTTCTTAACGTAAGTCTATAAAGAATAAAGATAGACAAATACCTGCCCAATGGcattagggtttttgaaacttGTTCCAGATCCTTTAACCTTTGACCATAATCCCATAGCATTGTTGCTGCACATGGTTCAGcaagaatcaatcaatcaattgatgagaacttggaagaatTATGATAACAACTAACAAAGGACCAACAGATACTCAGATTGTATGAGGGATTGATGCAGCAGGTAAGGCAACATGCAAACAACGTACCACTGGTAGTCAGCAAACTTTGCTGAAACTTCAACCATTGGTTCTACCTCCACATCAGGCACGGTAGCCCGGAGGGATGAAAGGACCAGCCTGGAGAGCTGTTGCTTGACACTCCCAGCCCGTTGTATAGTCAAATTCAAATCAAGCAGGGAAACTGGAAAAAGAAATTAAGCGATGCAATCGTCTTCAGAGGCAGCAGCCCACTCAAGTGCACTCACCACAGTGGAGTCCTGCTCCTGGGGGGCAACGGAGGTTGAGGTCTCATCTCCCATGGTGGTGGCACTGCACGAGAACCGCACAAGCCTGGAGGAAGAAGCGGCTCTACAATGACCTGGCTAGGTAGACAACACCAGAACAAGAAAACAAGTCCAAATTAATCAATTAATCAATGCAGTGAGTCTGAACTGAAAAGGAAGCATAACAAGTGCAACGCTCCTGACAGCGAATCCTAATCCGCTAACAATCCAAACCTAGTGCCCACACTGGTTAATTTGAAGCAAATTAAGAAATCAAATGAGCACAAGTAACTGATAACGTACGAGAAAGCAAGcccaaattaattaattaagcaatGAAATGAGCATAAGTAACCGAACCAAAGGCGTAACAAGTTCAATGTTCCTGACAGATAATCCCAATCAGCTGATGCAGTCCAAATCTAGCGCCCTCACCACTCACCAGTTATTAATAGTTTTAAAGCAATGTTGGTGATGAACCTAACAATTTATTCATCCAGAAAAAGCGCACGTGAGCCCTGACGCTACACTAATCTCCGCTGATGCAACGGGGTGGAGAGGGTGAGCCCCAATACAGAGCAAATCTATAAACCCAACCTCACCCAACATCCAAACCCCGAGCCCCCTCTCAAAAATCCACGGGAAACCCCACCACCATCCCTAACAGAATCTAACGCCACCCTCACCACCAAACCCTAAACCCCAAACCGCGCGTCGCGCTCACACCCAGACTGACCCTAAAATCCCCTCCCTCCCTGTTTCTCCGCGCCGAGCGGAGGCGGTGGGAGcagcgggctcggggaggaaggcgtGGCGGGGGAGCGAACTCACCGGAGCGCGGGGCGCGGGGGAGGAGCGGGAGACGGAAACGGAGGCGCGCGGGGGTAGGCGCCGCCACTGCAGTTGCTGCTGCCGCGAGAGCTCGCATCCTCGGCCCGCCGTTAGTTAAATACCCCCCTCCCCCTCTCACGGTCACGCGTGGCACGGCTGGGGGAGCTGCAGCTGCTAGTGGGGAGGCGACCGCAGCAGGTAACGTAGCGTGCGCGACACCCAGGCGCGGCACAGACACGCACCGCGCGAGGGGTTTTTTTTTTGGCTGGAAGGTGAAATCCTTTTTGGCTTGTTCTTTTTTCTCGttttatctcctacaactaaaaagaataaagcgtagatatttttttgtgcgacatttATTTTGATCCGTCCGTCTACCCACGCCTGCAATCCCGCGCCCGTCGCTCCCTCGGTCTGCCTTCCCCTGCGATCCCCTGCCGCTCGTTGCGCGACCGCGTCCACACCGCACAAAAGGAAACCGCTCCTGTGATTCAGCCTCGATCTCATGATTCCTCCGCCCGCCTCCCCATCGTCGCCCACCCGCAGCTGGCCGTGGCGCCACCGCACTCGCCCGCAGCCCGCCGCGACGCAGCCCGCGCACGCCCCTCCTCCAACGCCGCCCCATTCATGCCCCTTATCCCACAACGATCGAGTGAGGTGCCGGCATGGGCGGGGAGCAGGAGCTCGACATGGGCGCATGGCCCTCAgtggatccagaggaggaggaggaggagcacagCGACGGGGGGCAGGATGCACGTGGTGGCCGGTGGAGTCAGGTGTCGGCCGAGCAAGGTGGGGAGCCCTAGCGCCATGGGAGGGGCGGCGCAGCCACCACACGTGCATCGTCCAGCTCTGCTCCTGCCTGTACGCACTGCTCCCTTCCTCCGATCCAACCCTGTACGCACTCATCCCTTTTTATTTTCAATCAGTTCTTGATTTCTAATCGGGTCTAATTGGTTGCGAACAATGGCGGAGTTCCGTTTCTCGCCGCATCATGGATAAATTTTCTTACAACCTGTTCCTACATCTGGCACACGTTTACTCAAGTGTGATGGTTCCCTTAAGTGATTCTGCCCTCCTCCTACATGGGAGGGGCGGCGCAGCCACCACACGTGCATCGTCCAGCTCTGCTCCTGCCTGTACGCACTACTCCCTTCCTCCGATCCAACCCTATACGCACTCATCCCTTTTTATTTTCAATCAGTTCTTGATTTCTAGTTGGGTCTAATTGGTTGCGAACAATGGCGGAGTTCCGTTTCTTACCGCATCATGGATAAATTTTCTTACAACATGTTCCTGCATCTGGCACACGTTTACTCAAGTGTGATGGTTCCCTTAAGTGATTATGCCCTCCTCCTATTGCTTAGAACTCATTCATATTTAAAATTGATTTATCGTTGCAGATATCCAAATGAGATTGTGATCCACAACAGCAGGAAAGAGTTTCCACCGGTTCCTATAGTACCTATACTGCACGCCACCCCCTTCTCCTCACCCATCATCCCCTCAATAATGTGAAACTCATGGGAAATAAGAA
This genomic interval carries:
- the LOC136511653 gene encoding arginine--tRNA ligase, cytoplasmic-like isoform X2, whose protein sequence is MRALAAAATAVAAPTPARLRFRLPLLPRAPRSGHCRAASSSRLVRFSCSATTMGDETSTSVAPQEQDSTVQQLSRLVLSSLRATVPDVEVEPMVEVSAKFADYQCNNAMGLWSKVKGSGTSFKNPNAIGQAIAKNLPSSDIIESTSVAGPGFVNITLSNRWVAQRIQDMLVNGIKTWAPTLPVKRAVIDFSSPNIAKEMHVGHLRSTIIGDTLARMFEFSNVDVLRRNHVGDWGTQFGMLIEYLFEKFPNWKEIGSQAIGDLQIFYKASKHKFDDAEFKARAQQGVVRLQGGEEKYREAWKKICDISRSEFDLVYKRLNVVLEEKGESFYNPYIPQVLEELNNKGLIKESEGARVIFIQGHQIPLIVVKSDGGFNYASTDLAALWYRLNVEQAEWIIYVTDVGQQQHFDMFFSAAKMAGWLPDPSEKKFLKTSHVGFGLVLGSDGKRFRTRSTEVVRLVELLDEAKSRSKSELQQRLNENGKIVDWTDEELEQTSEAVGYGAVKYADLKNNRLTNYTFNFEQMLSDKGNTAVYLQYAHARICSIIRKSNKDVEELKMSGAISLDHPDERVLGLYLIRFAEVVEEACTNLLPNVVCEYLYNLSEMFTKFYTNCQVVGSPEETSRLLLCQATAVVMRQCFNLLGITPVYKL
- the LOC136511653 gene encoding arginine--tRNA ligase, cytoplasmic-like isoform X1 — translated: MRALAAAATAVAAPTPARLRFRLPLLPRAPRSGHCRAASSSRLVRFSCSATTMGDETSTSVAPQEQDSTVRAGSVKQQLSRLVLSSLRATVPDVEVEPMVEVSAKFADYQCNNAMGLWSKVKGSGTSFKNPNAIGQAIAKNLPSSDIIESTSVAGPGFVNITLSNRWVAQRIQDMLVNGIKTWAPTLPVKRAVIDFSSPNIAKEMHVGHLRSTIIGDTLARMFEFSNVDVLRRNHVGDWGTQFGMLIEYLFEKFPNWKEIGSQAIGDLQIFYKASKHKFDDAEFKARAQQGVVRLQGGEEKYREAWKKICDISRSEFDLVYKRLNVVLEEKGESFYNPYIPQVLEELNNKGLIKESEGARVIFIQGHQIPLIVVKSDGGFNYASTDLAALWYRLNVEQAEWIIYVTDVGQQQHFDMFFSAAKMAGWLPDPSEKKFLKTSHVGFGLVLGSDGKRFRTRSTEVVRLVELLDEAKSRSKSELQQRLNENGKIVDWTDEELEQTSEAVGYGAVKYADLKNNRLTNYTFNFEQMLSDKGNTAVYLQYAHARICSIIRKSNKDVEELKMSGAISLDHPDERVLGLYLIRFAEVVEEACTNLLPNVVCEYLYNLSEMFTKFYTNCQVVGSPEETSRLLLCQATAVVMRQCFNLLGITPVYKL